The following are encoded together in the Parabacteroides chongii genome:
- a CDS encoding bifunctional aspartate transaminase/aspartate 4-decarboxylase, with translation MEEKKKIVVTREYEKKMSEISPFELKNILIDLADESARKSTHIMLNAGRGNPNWIATTPREAFFLLGQFGLEECRRGTKLEDGMVGLAGVPQKPSIAYRFREFLDKHEGTPGSKLLRDTYNYMVREKGVDENDLVHEWAEGVIGDQYPIPDRILKYTEVLVRDYLDQALCNGLPPEGKFDLFATEGGTAAMCYIFDSLQQNFLLNKGDKIVLFAPVFTPYIEIPEQARYLFDVTEIHALKMTGDGYHTWQYQEKDLDLLKDKSIKAAFIVNPSNPPSYALTHGLTERLVDIVTNYNPDLMIITDDVYATYVPGFRSLMAELPDNTLCVYSFSKYFGATGWRLAVVSLHEKNIYDRMIAELPDDKKAALTKRYSSIMLDPSKMKFIDRMVADSRQVALNHTAGLSLPQQTQMALFASFSILDTENLYQSRMVDIIHERLHTLWKSTGFTLLDDPLRAGYYSEIDMEVWAKKFYGDEFVEYLKANYEPVDVVFRLAQETALVLLNGGGFDAPEWSIRASLANLNQGDYVRIGEGIASILHSYADKWKESKK, from the coding sequence TCCGTTCGAATTGAAGAATATCCTGATCGACCTCGCAGATGAAAGTGCACGTAAAAGCACACACATCATGTTGAATGCCGGACGCGGTAATCCGAACTGGATTGCCACTACACCCCGTGAAGCCTTTTTCCTGCTCGGTCAGTTCGGTTTGGAAGAATGTCGCCGGGGAACGAAATTGGAAGACGGTATGGTCGGCCTTGCCGGTGTTCCTCAGAAACCGAGTATCGCTTATCGTTTCCGGGAATTTCTGGATAAGCACGAAGGAACGCCCGGCTCGAAGCTTTTGCGTGATACCTATAATTATATGGTACGCGAAAAAGGTGTCGATGAAAACGACCTGGTCCATGAATGGGCGGAAGGCGTAATAGGCGATCAATATCCTATACCTGATCGTATTTTAAAATATACGGAAGTCCTTGTCCGTGATTATCTGGACCAGGCTCTTTGTAACGGTCTTCCTCCGGAAGGTAAATTTGACCTTTTCGCTACCGAAGGCGGAACGGCAGCTATGTGTTACATCTTTGATTCCCTGCAGCAGAACTTTCTGTTGAATAAAGGGGATAAGATTGTCCTTTTCGCCCCGGTTTTTACACCGTATATCGAAATACCCGAGCAGGCTCGTTATCTGTTTGACGTAACCGAAATACATGCTCTGAAAATGACAGGTGACGGTTATCATACCTGGCAGTATCAGGAAAAGGACCTGGATCTGTTGAAAGATAAATCGATCAAGGCTGCCTTTATCGTCAACCCGAGCAATCCGCCTTCTTATGCACTGACACACGGATTGACGGAACGCCTGGTCGATATCGTAACTAATTACAATCCCGATCTGATGATCATTACGGACGATGTATATGCAACTTATGTTCCTGGTTTCCGTTCCTTGATGGCTGAATTGCCAGACAATACTTTATGTGTCTATTCCTTCTCCAAGTACTTCGGGGCGACAGGCTGGCGTCTGGCTGTTGTCTCTTTGCACGAAAAGAATATCTACGACCGGATGATCGCCGAGCTGCCGGATGACAAGAAAGCTGCTTTGACAAAACGCTACAGCAGCATCATGCTCGATCCGTCGAAAATGAAGTTCATCGACCGTATGGTTGCCGACAGCCGTCAGGTGGCACTTAATCATACAGCCGGTCTTTCCCTGCCGCAACAGACCCAGATGGCTCTGTTCGCTTCCTTCTCTATCCTGGATACCGAAAACCTGTATCAGTCGCGGATGGTGGATATTATCCACGAACGTCTGCATACACTTTGGAAAAGTACAGGATTTACCTTGCTGGATGATCCGCTGCGTGCCGGTTATTACAGTGAGATCGATATGGAAGTTTGGGCAAAGAAGTTCTACGGTGATGAGTTTGTAGAGTATCTGAAAGCCAATTACGAACCGGTTGATGTCGTATTCCGCCTGGCGCAGGAAACGGCGCTTGTCCTTCTGAACGGAGGTGGTTTCGATGCTCCGGAATGGTCTATCCGCGCTTCGCTGGCAAATCTGAACCAAGGTGATTATGTACGGATCGGAGAGGGAATTGCCTCCATTCTTCATAGTTATGCCGATAAGTGGAAAGAATCTAAAAAATAA
- a CDS encoding aconitate hydratase has translation MVYDIEMLRSFYSNFPKRVDAAREKIGRPMTLAEKILYAHLYDEEALRLFRRGDDYVNFRPDRVAMQDATAQMALLQFMNAGKDKSAVPATVHCDHLIQANIGAKADIETATKGNSEVYDFLKSVSDKFGIGFWKPGAGIIHQVVLENYAFPGGMMVGTDSHTPNAGGLGMVAIGVGGADAVDVMTGMEWELKMPKLIGVKLTGRLNGWASPKDVILKLAGILTVKGGTNAIIEYFGEGASSISATGKATICNMGAEVGATTSLFPYDLNMATYLRATGRDTVAAWADAIQDYLEADMEVRAQPDEYYDRVIVINLSELEPHINGPFTPDAATPISEFAAKVKANGYPRKMEVGLIGSCTNSSYQDLSRAVSIARQAFEDKIPVAAPLIINPGSEQIRYTAERDGIIGDFEKVGATIMANACGPCIGQWKRHTDDNTRKNSIVTSFNRNFAKRADGNPNTHAFVASPELTLALTIAGDLCFNPLTDTLKTEDGREVKLREPQGTDFPPKGFDVKDNGYLAPTGKNTDVKINPESNRLQALQPFAPWDGNDLLDMPLLIKAEGKCTTDHISMAGPWLRFRGHLENISDNMLMGAINAFNGKTNAVLNQLTDEYEAVSAVAKQYKAKGISSIVVAEENYGEGSSREHAAMEPRFLNVKVILAKSFARIHETNLKKQGMLALTFANKDDYNKIRENDHISIVGLKDFASDKPLTAVLTHADGSQESFPVNHTYNDLQIKWFKAGAALNVAH, from the coding sequence ATGGTGTACGACATTGAAATGCTGAGAAGCTTTTATTCCAATTTCCCGAAACGGGTAGATGCGGCGCGTGAAAAGATCGGTCGTCCGATGACATTGGCCGAGAAAATCTTATATGCTCATTTATATGATGAAGAAGCACTCCGCTTGTTCAGGCGTGGGGATGATTATGTAAACTTCCGTCCCGACCGTGTGGCGATGCAGGATGCAACAGCTCAGATGGCTTTACTGCAATTTATGAATGCAGGGAAAGACAAATCCGCTGTTCCGGCAACCGTCCACTGCGATCACCTGATCCAGGCGAATATCGGAGCGAAAGCGGATATTGAAACGGCTACCAAAGGAAACAGTGAAGTGTATGACTTCCTCAAATCCGTATCCGATAAGTTCGGTATCGGTTTTTGGAAACCGGGAGCCGGAATTATCCACCAGGTTGTGCTGGAAAACTATGCATTCCCCGGCGGAATGATGGTCGGTACGGATTCTCATACACCGAATGCCGGTGGTTTGGGAATGGTTGCTATCGGAGTCGGTGGCGCTGATGCGGTCGATGTCATGACCGGTATGGAGTGGGAACTGAAGATGCCTAAATTGATCGGTGTCAAACTGACCGGACGTTTGAACGGCTGGGCTTCTCCCAAAGATGTCATTTTGAAGTTGGCGGGTATCCTGACCGTAAAAGGAGGAACGAATGCCATTATCGAATATTTCGGTGAAGGCGCATCTTCTATCTCCGCAACCGGGAAAGCTACTATTTGTAATATGGGTGCTGAAGTAGGAGCAACAACTTCGTTATTCCCATACGACCTGAATATGGCTACTTATCTGCGTGCAACCGGACGTGATACGGTTGCTGCCTGGGCCGATGCTATCCAGGATTATTTGGAAGCCGATATGGAAGTGAGGGCGCAGCCGGACGAATATTACGACCGGGTGATCGTGATCAACCTGTCTGAACTGGAACCGCATATCAACGGTCCGTTTACTCCGGATGCAGCAACGCCTATCTCTGAATTTGCTGCTAAAGTAAAAGCGAACGGTTATCCCCGTAAGATGGAAGTGGGCCTGATCGGTTCGTGTACGAACTCGTCCTATCAGGATTTGAGCCGTGCCGTTTCTATCGCCCGTCAGGCTTTTGAAGATAAGATTCCTGTTGCCGCTCCGCTGATCATCAATCCGGGATCGGAGCAGATCCGCTATACTGCCGAACGCGATGGTATTATCGGCGACTTCGAGAAGGTGGGAGCAACCATCATGGCAAACGCCTGTGGACCATGCATCGGCCAGTGGAAACGTCATACCGACGATAATACCCGTAAAAATTCTATTGTAACCTCCTTTAACCGTAATTTCGCCAAACGTGCGGATGGCAATCCGAACACACATGCCTTTGTCGCTTCTCCGGAACTGACGCTGGCACTGACTATTGCCGGTGACCTTTGTTTCAATCCGTTGACCGATACGTTGAAGACGGAAGATGGTCGTGAAGTAAAGCTCCGTGAACCGCAGGGAACCGATTTCCCACCTAAAGGATTTGATGTAAAAGATAATGGTTATCTAGCTCCGACCGGAAAGAATACGGATGTAAAGATCAATCCTGAGTCAAACCGCTTGCAGGCTTTGCAGCCTTTTGCTCCGTGGGATGGCAACGACCTGTTGGACATGCCATTACTTATCAAGGCGGAAGGAAAATGTACGACAGACCATATTTCGATGGCAGGTCCTTGGCTCCGTTTCCGTGGTCATCTGGAAAATATATCCGACAATATGTTGATGGGAGCTATCAACGCTTTCAATGGAAAGACAAATGCCGTATTGAACCAGCTTACTGATGAATATGAAGCTGTTTCTGCCGTTGCCAAGCAATATAAAGCAAAAGGAATCTCGTCCATCGTTGTTGCCGAAGAGAACTACGGCGAAGGTTCTTCTCGCGAACATGCTGCTATGGAGCCCCGCTTCCTGAATGTAAAGGTGATCCTTGCCAAGAGCTTTGCCCGTATCCACGAGACGAACCTGAAGAAACAGGGAATGCTTGCCCTGACGTTTGCAAATAAAGATGATTATAATAAGATCCGTGAAAACGATCATATCTCCATCGTCGGTCTGAAAGACTTTGCATCCGACAAGCCATTGACAGCCGTTCTTACACATGCAGACGGTTCGCAGGAATCATTCCCGGTAAATCATACATACAACGATTTGCAGATCAAATGGTTCAAGGCTGGGGCGGCATTGAATGTAGCACATTAA
- the icd gene encoding NADP-dependent isocitrate dehydrogenase, which translates to MNKITKQKGHLIVPDKVIIPFIEGDGVGAEITPVCQKIVNAAIEKAYDGKRSIEWKEVLAGEKAFNKTGSWLPDETMDAFREYMVGIKGPLTTPIGGGIRSLNVALRQTLDLYVCLRPVRWFKGVVSPVREPQKVDMYIFRENTEDIYAGIEWQQGTPEARKFLKFLTEEMGVTKVRFPETSSFGVKPVSVEGTERLVRAAIEFALTNKLPSVTLVHKGNIMKFTEGGFKLWGYALAEREFADKTFTWPQYEKIKKEKGEAEAVKAMFDASAAGKVIIKDVIADAFLQNTLLIPEEYSVIATLNLNGDYISDQLAAMVGGIGIAPGANINYDSGYAIFEATHGTAPNIAGKDIVNPSSLLLSSVMMLEYMGWNEAANLITAAMENAFSKGEATNDLARFMPAGKSLGTREFGDCIISLL; encoded by the coding sequence ATGAATAAAATAACAAAACAAAAAGGCCATTTGATCGTCCCTGATAAGGTCATTATTCCTTTTATCGAAGGAGATGGCGTAGGAGCAGAGATCACGCCGGTCTGCCAAAAGATAGTAAATGCAGCTATCGAAAAAGCCTATGACGGTAAACGGTCCATCGAATGGAAAGAAGTATTGGCGGGTGAGAAAGCTTTCAACAAGACCGGAAGCTGGCTTCCTGATGAAACGATGGATGCTTTCCGCGAATATATGGTCGGTATCAAAGGTCCGTTGACCACTCCGATCGGCGGTGGTATCCGCTCGCTGAATGTCGCTTTGCGCCAGACTTTGGATCTTTATGTCTGTCTGCGCCCCGTCCGTTGGTTCAAAGGGGTTGTTTCTCCGGTACGCGAACCGCAGAAGGTCGATATGTATATTTTCCGTGAGAATACCGAAGATATCTATGCCGGTATCGAATGGCAACAAGGAACACCCGAAGCACGTAAGTTTCTGAAGTTCCTGACGGAAGAAATGGGAGTGACCAAAGTTCGTTTCCCCGAAACCTCTTCATTCGGCGTAAAACCCGTATCCGTAGAAGGAACCGAACGCCTGGTGCGTGCTGCTATCGAATTTGCCCTGACCAATAAATTACCGAGTGTAACGCTTGTACATAAAGGCAATATTATGAAGTTCACTGAAGGTGGTTTCAAACTTTGGGGTTATGCCCTGGCAGAACGTGAGTTTGCCGACAAGACATTCACCTGGCCACAATATGAAAAGATCAAAAAGGAGAAAGGCGAAGCCGAGGCCGTTAAAGCCATGTTCGATGCCTCTGCAGCCGGAAAAGTCATCATCAAAGATGTTATTGCCGATGCCTTTCTACAAAACACTTTATTGATCCCGGAAGAATATTCCGTCATCGCAACACTCAATCTGAACGGCGATTATATCTCCGATCAGCTGGCTGCTATGGTGGGCGGTATCGGAATTGCTCCCGGTGCCAATATCAATTACGACAGCGGTTATGCTATTTTCGAAGCAACACACGGCACGGCTCCTAACATTGCCGGAAAAGATATTGTAAACCCGTCGTCCCTCTTGCTTTCATCCGTGATGATGCTTGAATATATGGGATGGAATGAAGCAGCCAACCTGATTACGGCTGCTATGGAAAATGCTTTTTCGAAAGGTGAAGCAACGAATGACCTGGCTCGTTTCATGCCGGCAGGAAAATCTCTTGGCACCAGGGAATTTGGTGATTGTATCATATCTTTATTGTAA
- a CDS encoding citrate/2-methylcitrate synthase, which yields MKKEYLIYKLSDASKDACKIDNELFPMYNVKRGLRNEDGSGVLVGLTKIGNVVGYERLPDNGGLKAIPGKLFYRGYDVEDLAHALIKEKRFGFEEVAYLLLSGKLPDKEELASFKGLICDNMPLEQKTKMNILDLEGQNIMNILARSVLEMYTFDPNPDDTSRDNLMRQSIELISRFPTIIAYAYNIFRHSTHGRSLHIRHPHENLSLAENFLHMLKKDFTELDARTLDLLLVLQAEHGGGNNSTFTVRVTSSTGTDTYSSIAAGIGSLKGPLHGGANIQVVDMFHHLKENIADWKNVDEIDTYFMRMLNKEAYNKTGLIYGIGHAVYTISDPRAVVLKELARDLAKEKGREEEFDFLELLEERAIECFAKHKGTKKRVSSNVDFYSGFVYEMIGLPQEIYTPLFAMARIVGWTAHRIEELHFDGKRIIRPAYKNVLDETTYVPISER from the coding sequence ATGAAGAAAGAATATCTTATCTATAAGCTGTCGGATGCATCAAAGGATGCTTGTAAGATCGACAATGAACTTTTTCCGATGTATAATGTGAAACGTGGTCTGCGTAACGAAGACGGCAGTGGTGTTTTGGTCGGATTAACCAAGATCGGTAACGTAGTAGGTTACGAACGTCTGCCGGATAACGGTGGTCTGAAGGCTATCCCCGGTAAACTGTTTTACAGAGGCTACGATGTGGAAGATTTGGCACATGCCCTGATTAAAGAGAAACGTTTCGGTTTTGAGGAAGTGGCTTATCTGCTGCTTTCCGGTAAGCTGCCCGATAAGGAAGAACTAGCCTCTTTCAAAGGCCTGATCTGTGATAACATGCCGTTGGAGCAGAAGACCAAAATGAATATCCTCGACCTGGAAGGACAGAATATCATGAATATCCTTGCCCGTAGCGTTTTGGAAATGTACACTTTCGATCCGAATCCGGACGATACTTCGCGCGACAATCTGATGCGCCAGTCCATCGAACTGATCTCTCGTTTCCCGACTATCATCGCTTATGCATATAATATCTTCCGTCATAGTACACACGGACGTTCTTTGCATATCCGCCATCCGCATGAAAACCTGTCGCTTGCAGAAAACTTCCTGCACATGCTGAAAAAAGACTTTACCGAACTCGATGCACGTACACTCGATTTATTGCTTGTCTTGCAAGCCGAGCACGGTGGCGGTAACAACTCGACCTTTACTGTTCGTGTAACCAGTTCGACCGGAACGGATACCTATTCATCCATTGCGGCAGGTATCGGTTCGCTGAAAGGCCCGTTGCACGGAGGTGCCAATATCCAGGTGGTCGATATGTTCCATCATCTGAAAGAGAACATTGCAGACTGGAAGAATGTGGATGAAATCGATACGTATTTCATGCGTATGCTGAATAAGGAAGCCTATAACAAGACCGGCTTGATTTATGGTATCGGTCATGCGGTCTATACCATTTCCGATCCACGTGCCGTCGTTCTGAAAGAGCTCGCCCGCGATCTGGCAAAGGAAAAAGGGCGTGAAGAAGAGTTTGACTTCCTTGAACTGCTGGAAGAACGTGCTATCGAATGTTTCGCCAAACATAAAGGAACGAAGAAACGTGTCTCTTCAAACGTGGACTTCTATTCCGGCTTCGTTTATGAAATGATCGGCCTGCCGCAGGAAATCTATACACCGCTGTTCGCCATGGCGCGTATCGTCGGTTGGACAGCTCACCGTATCGAAGAGCTTCATTTCGACGGTAAACGTATTATCCGTCCGGCCTATAAGAATGTATTGGATGAAACAACTTATGTTCCGATATCCGAACGTTGA
- a CDS encoding sensor histidine kinase, whose amino-acid sequence MVRVEKMKNRIPFSQRLFWSIFVMFLGFTVCFLLFQYQREREFSQEKLNNVLSNYNYQLFSRTQQEGDIDKTVQQFIEEIPQKELRVTIIDPEGKVLFDNSGTEEFNNHNDRSEVRKARLYNEGFAIRTSGSTGRRYFYSASNIGSYIYRSALPYDPYVQSALSTDKDFIYFMILMTLIFFFVLSRFTFSIGRTISKLRDFALNIEKDRIPETDYTFPNDELGDISKNIVTLYHQQQKAKDELSMEREKLIKHFQYAKEGFAMFTPEGKEILSNILLIQFSNVISDNQIRQAEEVIDIQELEPIKAFLNKNIPNTNRKRKVLRDSVTIDKNGKIFLIECILFLDNSYEISINDISRQEEESRMKRQLTQNVAHELKTPVSSIQGYLETIISNPELTPDKRQFFLERCYSQSTRLTGLLRDISVLNRLDEASDMFDLSDINIPKLIAEIQKECSKEMEEKQISSDIILPGNPTIHGNYSLLYSIFRNLYDNAIAYAGEGSLIIVNCYKEDPKFYYFSFADNGVGISEEHINRIFERFYRVDKGRSRKVGGTGLGLSIVKNGVNFHKGQISAKSSPGKGVTFFFTLKKKL is encoded by the coding sequence ATGGTAAGAGTAGAAAAGATGAAAAACCGGATACCGTTCAGCCAACGGTTATTCTGGTCTATTTTTGTGATGTTCCTTGGATTCACGGTTTGTTTCCTGTTGTTTCAGTATCAACGGGAACGGGAATTTTCGCAGGAAAAGTTGAATAATGTATTGAGTAACTATAATTACCAACTGTTTAGCCGTACCCAGCAAGAGGGAGATATCGACAAAACCGTACAACAATTTATCGAAGAGATTCCTCAGAAAGAGTTACGTGTAACCATTATAGATCCCGAAGGTAAAGTCTTGTTCGATAATAGCGGGACAGAAGAATTCAATAATCATAACGATCGTAGCGAAGTACGTAAGGCTCGTTTGTATAATGAAGGGTTTGCCATCCGAACTTCCGGATCGACAGGCAGACGGTATTTCTATTCGGCCAGCAACATCGGTAGTTATATCTACCGTTCGGCACTTCCTTATGATCCGTATGTACAAAGTGCCTTATCGACGGACAAGGATTTCATATACTTTATGATCCTGATGACGTTGATCTTTTTCTTCGTCCTCTCCCGCTTCACTTTCAGTATCGGGCGGACCATCTCCAAGTTGCGTGATTTTGCCCTGAATATTGAAAAAGACCGGATACCGGAGACTGATTATACCTTTCCAAATGATGAGCTGGGCGATATTTCAAAGAATATCGTCACCTTATACCATCAGCAGCAAAAGGCAAAAGACGAACTCTCCATGGAGCGCGAAAAGCTGATAAAGCACTTCCAATATGCCAAAGAAGGATTTGCCATGTTTACACCTGAAGGAAAAGAAATATTATCGAATATCCTGCTCATTCAGTTCTCAAACGTCATCTCCGACAATCAGATACGACAAGCCGAAGAAGTAATAGATATCCAGGAGCTGGAACCTATCAAGGCGTTTCTGAATAAAAACATCCCCAATACCAATCGTAAACGGAAGGTTTTGCGCGACTCCGTTACGATCGATAAGAACGGAAAGATATTCCTGATCGAATGTATCCTGTTCCTGGACAACAGCTATGAAATCTCCATCAACGATATTTCACGTCAGGAAGAAGAAAGCCGGATGAAACGCCAGCTTACCCAAAACGTGGCACACGAGTTGAAAACACCTGTCAGCAGTATCCAGGGATATCTGGAAACAATCATCAGCAATCCGGAGCTTACTCCCGACAAACGTCAGTTCTTCCTGGAACGTTGTTACTCGCAAAGTACCCGCCTGACAGGATTATTACGGGATATTTCCGTTCTGAACCGGCTGGACGAAGCATCCGACATGTTCGACCTGTCCGACATAAATATTCCGAAACTGATCGCGGAGATTCAAAAGGAATGTTCGAAAGAGATGGAAGAAAAGCAAATCTCTTCCGACATCATTCTACCCGGTAATCCTACGATACACGGCAATTACTCATTATTATATTCTATTTTCCGGAATCTGTATGACAATGCGATAGCCTACGCCGGAGAAGGAAGCCTAATCATTGTGAACTGCTATAAGGAAGACCCTAAATTCTATTATTTCAGTTTTGCCGATAATGGTGTCGGTATCTCGGAAGAACATATCAACCGTATCTTTGAAAGATTCTATCGGGTAGATAAAGGACGAAGTCGCAAGGTGGGCGGAACCGGACTGGGATTGTCTATCGTTAAAAACGGGGTCAATTTCCATAAAGGACAAATCTCCGCAAAAAGCAGTCCGGGGAAAGGAGTTACTTTCTTCTTTACCCTGAAGAAAAAATTGTAA
- a CDS encoding response regulator transcription factor, with amino-acid sequence MDMPRILVVDDEEDLCEILKFNLEIEGYEVDTAFNAEEALKKDLSVYQLLLLDVMMGEISGFKMASILRKEESTSDIPIIFLTAKDTENDMLTGFNLGADDYISKPFSIRQVVARVKAVLRRTTEKEKIDTNERLDYETLVLDTKRIKASVNGQEVPLTKKEFEILKLLLENKGNVFSREEILSRIWKDEVYVLDRTIDVNITRLRKKIGPYGKNIVTRLGFGYCFEC; translated from the coding sequence ATGGATATGCCCCGAATTCTTGTTGTAGACGACGAAGAGGACTTGTGCGAAATCCTCAAATTTAATCTGGAAATTGAAGGTTACGAGGTGGATACGGCTTTCAATGCGGAAGAAGCATTGAAAAAGGACCTGTCTGTTTATCAGCTGCTTTTACTGGATGTCATGATGGGAGAAATCTCCGGATTCAAGATGGCGAGTATTTTAAGGAAAGAAGAAAGCACCTCCGACATCCCGATCATCTTCCTGACAGCCAAAGATACGGAAAACGATATGCTGACAGGTTTTAACCTGGGGGCAGACGATTATATTTCAAAACCATTTTCGATCCGCCAGGTAGTCGCACGCGTTAAGGCCGTGTTACGAAGAACAACCGAAAAGGAAAAGATCGATACAAACGAGCGTCTCGACTATGAAACATTAGTGTTGGACACCAAACGTATCAAAGCATCGGTCAACGGGCAGGAAGTTCCGCTGACCAAAAAGGAATTTGAAATACTCAAATTACTGCTGGAAAATAAAGGGAATGTTTTCTCACGCGAAGAGATACTGTCACGTATCTGGAAAGACGAAGTGTATGTATTGGATCGCACTATTGATGTAAATATTACCCGGTTACGGAAAAAGATAGGCCCTTACGGAAAAAACATTGTCACCCGCCTCGGCTTCGGTTATTGTTTTGAATGCTAA